The window CCGCGCGGCCGGCGTGCGGCACGAGCTCGGGCGAGGGGAGCGCGGCAGGCAACGATACGCCAGTGACGTGGGCGCCCAGGCGCCCTAGTGTCGCTTCAGCTGCAGCCAGGGTGCGCACAATGGTCGCCGCAGCGGCCGGGCCGATGCGTGGCACACGGCGCCACCAGGCTCGGCCCAGATCGTTGGCCAGCGTCATCAGTTCGCCCAGCGTGGCCACGCCGGCGGCCTGCAGCCGGCGTGCCAGTGGTGCAGCAAACCACAAACGCACGTCGTGCTTGGTCGCCGGTGCCGGCGTACCCAATTCTTCCAGGCGCCGCAGGCCTGCGAGCACCTGGTTCAACGCCGTGGTTGAGCGCGGCCCGGTGGCCAACAGGCTGGCCAGCGCTTCCTGTTCATGACGCAGCGCCAGTTGCGCGAGCGTGGCGCGAATCGCGCGTAGCGCACGCAGGGCCAGGCTTTCTGTCCACTCGATGTCGGGATCGGACGACAGCCAACGGTCGGCCACGTCGACCGCCGCCACGCCCTGCAGCCAGGCGCGCATGGCGGCGTACTGGGCACGGGTTACATCGATGGCTTGATTTGAGTTTTTCATCAACTCACCTACTCAATTGGCGTGCCCGAATCTTCTCTGCTCGCGCGGTCGCGTTGCTCCATCTCGGCCTCGCACTCGGGCGAGCAACAGCCGCTGTAGCGCAGCGCGTAGTGGATCGTGTCGTAGAAGGCGACTGGCTGGCCGCATCCGTTGGCGCAGCTGCGGTGTTTGTCCAGCCACGCCGCACGCTGGGCGACCTGCTCACGCCTGGCCGCTTCCTGTCGTCGCTGCCGCTTGCGGTAGTACGGCGCCTGTTCTGGCTTGGGGGTGAAGGGGCCATAACGGCCGTTGATCTTCATGCAGTGCCTCCGGCGCACACTTAACGTGTGATCTAAACGACACAAAAATTACGACCTACTTTCTGCAAAACCCCGCTTTTGCGGCTAAAACGCCATGCCGATAATAGCATTTATCGGCAAGGGAGCGAGCCAAGCGTATGCACTTTTGTCTTACATCTACGTATTACGTTTTCTGCTAAAATTCGGTCAGAACATGCCCATGGAGGGAAACATGCAAGCCCACACCCTGTCTTTCCGCGCCGGCGACGCTTTTGTCGCCGAGACGCGCACGCTGGCCGAACAGGCCGGCTTGAAGAGTTCCGACTACATCCGCGAAGCTGTGCGCGAGAAGAACGAGCGCATGATGGCCGAGCGCATCGCCGCGCTGTCGCGCAAGCTGTCGGCCAAGCACCTGGCGGAAAACCAAGCCATCGAGGGCACGATTGCCGATGGCCTCGCCTAAAGTCAAACGCGGCCAGGTCTGGGCCGTCGATTTCGAACCGCAGACCCACAAGCAGGAGCCGGGCAAGCGAAACCGCCCGGCTCTTGTCATTCAGACCAACCTGCTAAACGATGCTGGCCACGCTACCACCATCGTCATCCCGGGCACCTCGGACGTTGAGCGCGAGGACTGCTTCCCGCTGCGTGTCGCGCTGGGCCGCCTGCCGGGCCAGGCCGTCGACGAGGCGACCGATCTGCTGATCGACCAGATCCGCGCGATCTCGAACGATCGCCTGATGGGCGACAAGCCCATCACGACGCTGAACACGAACCACATGCGCCGCGTCGAAGACGCGCTGCGGCTGTTGCTGAGCCTATGAGAGCCGTCCGCGGCACCCGCTGGATCGGCTGTGCTGCCTGCGGTGTTCTGCGCGATCACGTCCGTGAGACCGTTCAGCTCACCCCATTCGATGCCAACCAGGCAGGCGAAACCTGGATCTGCACGTTCTGCGGCGCTGCCCGTCTGCTTGCAAGGCCCTGCAGCGACCAGGACGACCGCGAGCAGCTGGAGCGCCGCGGGCAACTGCGCCTGATTGACTGATGCACTTGTCAGCTCAACTCACCTGAGTTGACGTTTCGTCAGTCGCGCAGCAGCTTGAGCGGAGGGGCTTTCTTGATGACGGCCTGTTCCTGGCGGTTGATCTCCTCAGCCTGCTTCTGTCTGGCAAGGCTGGCAGCGATTTGCCGGTCACGAGCCTTCTGCGCTTCTATGCTGCGGTAGTAAAGGGCGGCGAGCACCGCTGCAACGAGTAGTACCCCAATCACAATAAGCACGGGGGCCAGGCTGGGCTCTTTTTGCTGTTCCAATTGGCATCTCCTTTCTTTGGTGTATTTACTCAACTCAATTGAGTTCGCGTTTCTCGGGCGCCCGCCAGCAGGTGGGCGAGGGGCGGCAGCAGCCGGCACGTCCCCACAGCGACGTAGGCCAGCAGGCTGGAGTCGATGTCAGGTAGGCTAGATTAAACGGTAGCGCTCCGATTAAGCGCGCTATATTGTTTTGCGCAAATCATCGGGTATCCAATATGCGAAGAATTAAGTTTCTCGAAATTCAGAGTTGATATTTTCTAATATCAATCCATTTGTTGTTCTTCGGCAACGGAAAATATCCGTTGACTCTTTTTGAGGATTAAGGGCGACGCGAAAGAAAACCCTCCTAATGGGGGGTCGGGGTGGCAGGAACTAATTGTTGTAGACTTCCCGGTTTAGGCAGTATGGGATTACTTCACCCGGACTAGGCGGCGTTTACCAAGTCCTTGCTGGCGGCGGTAGCTGCCGCATCGTACGCATCCACTTTTTCGTAGTCCGCGAGATCCGCTTTGATCTTGGAAAAGCTTGCTGGGCTTAGCTTTGCGGCACGGCGGGCGAAGTTCTGGACCTCTTCGCTCAGGTCCGAAATGGACGACGTGGAGAGCTCCTTAGGACCACGGCCAAGCACTATCCAGATGGCGTTGTACCCGTATCTATCCTGGATGCCAATGGCATGTTCCAGTCGAATCTTTTGGACGTGACCACTCAGCCAATGCTCGACCAGCGCTTTAGAAACGCCGGCAGCACTGGCAATGGCAGCGACCGAAACAGCGGTTTCGCTGCGTATGAGTTGCATTCGTTCATAGAGAGGCATCTCACGAAGCTAGCGTGCAACCCACCATAAGAAATGCGGCTTCGCGACCATAGGAAATTATGGTAATGTTTTGAGAACGCGCGATGCCACCCGGCGCGCGCGTGGGGGAGTAAAGAATCTGGCGGAACTTACCGACCAGGCAGAGAAGTGCACCTACTTAGGCAAACGATGGGCGCTCTTTGCAGCTAGTGCAGGGTTCGAGCCTTGTTCGATTGCTTCGAGCTTGTCCAGCTGCTCAGCATCAACGAGCCACGCTGAGATGATGCTTTCGATGCGAGCTCGACGCTGCGAGCTGAGCGCACCAACACGAAGCGCTAGCGCTTGGATGGTGGGCGAAAGGTCGTTCGACTGCGGGACCAATGTCTTGGGCCCCTCGCCAAGAACGATCCATGTGGCGTTGTAGCCGTACTTTCGTTGAATTTTGATTGCGTACTGAAGCTTTATAGATTTGATCTGACCAGTTAACCACATGCTCGCTGTCCCGCTAGAGACGCCAGCCACATCCCCGAGGACTCCGATCTTGGTCCCGGTCTCTCTGAGGATGGTTTCGATTCGTTCGCTAAGCATCTTAGAAAACTAAGCGATTACATCCTTTGCTTATTGAGTTTCTTTCCTTAGTGTTCTAAGATCGGGGCGCATGAACGCACGCGAACTGATTGCCGCCCTTGGGGGGGTCCCGAAGCTGGTGAAGTTAACCGGCTTGACAGAGGGCCGCATCTACCAATGGCAGACAGGCAACTACATCCCAAGAGCGTGGCTCAAGTTCTTCCGCGCCCGCTACCCGCGAAAGGTGGCATGGGATGAATTGGTTCTGGCTGATCACCCGCCCCGCAAGGTGGGGAGTGTTTTGAAGACTGACCCCGAGTCGCAGTCGAGTCGAGACGAAGATCGGGAGAGGAAGAAATGAAGAATGTCACGACTCACCAGATCGGCATCGTGGCCTTCTACACTCATTAGGAGGTTGCCGGTGAATAGAAGTCCGTAGCAAGCCGCGCAAAAAGCGGCCCGCCAAGGTGTTTGCACCACCAAGGCGGGCCTAGCCAAAAGCCTACCCCAGTTTCCCAACAGAGGAACGATCTCATGGCTTCCCGCATTCTAGCAAATGCGGGCGCAGTGTTGCGCGCGTGCTTTATAGCATGCTTCTCTACTACGGCGTTGTTTCATCCGACGCCCGCTGCCGCCCGCACCAACGTCCTTTGCCCGCTTGATAGTGACGGGCAACCAGGCGCCATCATCTCCTATGTGTCTGCGGGGCCTGGCTCAGCCAACTTGTGTGAACTGAGCAAGGCCAAGACACCAGAACGTGCGCCGACCATTTTGGCGGCGACGGCAATTTCCTTCTCAGCGCCTGATCGCGCCCCAACCCGATCCACTCCGAATTCCGAGGTAGGCGAGCAGCCGGCGGCCTCCAGAAAAGGAACGGGGTCCATGCTGGCTGCAGTCTTCGGTGCCATCGCCATTCGGGACAACAAAGGCGGCGCCACCGAAATCCGCTTCGAGGGTGCACCGCCAGCGGATCTACGCCTCACAGATGTGCAAGGTCGCCTGCTTCCAGCTACTTGGCGCGGCAACATCCTGAGCCTTCCGCCAGTAGCTCGCTTCACGCTGAACGGTTTCAGTCAAGCTGTCGATGTCGCTCGTGTGCAGAGCACTGAATACCAATTTCCTGCCAGCAACTTGACTGGGCTCGAACAGGTATTCGATGAGGGCGATGCTACCTATCTCGCCTTCGACGAGCCCAAAGGCGGCGTTTCGGTGCTTGGCGATGGGCATTCGATCAGCGGCACGCTCAAAGGCCGGTACTACAGGCTCAATGGCATCGCAAGGCAGCTCTCTGTTATCGCTGATGGCGAGGTCGTGCATGTCGATCGCATTGCGCGGGTGCGCTTCTATGAGCGGCCTAGCACGGTGCGCCCATGAAACGCCTCGGCCCGATTCTGCTACTGGTTCTGTCGCTGTCGTCTCCAGCTGCCCACGCAGATTGCCTGGACGACGCAGCGGCGTACCACCGCGTCGATGGCGCGCTCCTGCGCAGCATCGCGCTGCATGAATCGCACATGAATCCTCTGGCCATCAATCGAAATCGTGATGGCTCGCAGGACCTGGGCCTTATGCAAATCAATTCCGCGCATCTGCCACGGTTGGCCCGCTATGGCATCACGCGGCAGCAGCTGCTCGACGCTTGCATCAATGCGTATGTGGGCGCTTGGATCTTGCGCGCCAACAT of the Ralstonia insidiosa genome contains:
- a CDS encoding type II toxin-antitoxin system PemK/MazF family toxin codes for the protein MASPKVKRGQVWAVDFEPQTHKQEPGKRNRPALVIQTNLLNDAGHATTIVIPGTSDVEREDCFPLRVALGRLPGQAVDEATDLLIDQIRAISNDRLMGDKPITTLNTNHMRRVEDALRLLLSL
- a CDS encoding lytic transglycosylase domain-containing protein — protein: MKRLGPILLLVLSLSSPAAHADCLDDAAAYHRVDGALLRSIALHESHMNPLAINRNRDGSQDLGLMQINSAHLPRLARYGITRQQLLDACINAYVGAWILRANIDRFGATWRAVGAYNATTPAKQLRYANQIYTRWQSLQRAALP